The following are from one region of the Leucobacter sp. Psy1 genome:
- a CDS encoding ACP S-malonyltransferase, translating to MIVIACPGQGSQTPGFLHPWLEDSASRTFLGEASERIGIDLVTHGTESDAETIRDTSVAQPLIVAASLLAWRALGGRASLDAVGVAGHSVGEFAAAAAAGVLQENDALALVATRGRAMAEAAALTETGMAAVVGGTESDVLEKIAAHGLTAANRNGGGQIVAAGDLPGLAALGEDAPRGARVIPLQVAGAFHTEYMASAVPVLSEAAQSIETRDPALPLWTNADGSRVDDGARFLELLVSQIANPVRWDACMDSFQQSGITGLIELTPAGALTGIAKRGLRGVPTVAVKTPEDLDAAASLIADSATASEQ from the coding sequence GTGATTGTCATCGCCTGCCCTGGACAGGGCTCACAGACCCCCGGATTCCTGCACCCGTGGCTCGAGGACTCGGCGTCGCGCACGTTCCTCGGCGAGGCGTCAGAGCGCATCGGTATCGACCTGGTCACGCACGGCACGGAGAGTGACGCGGAGACGATCCGCGACACCTCCGTTGCACAGCCGTTGATCGTCGCCGCGAGCCTGCTGGCTTGGCGTGCACTCGGTGGCCGCGCTTCCCTCGATGCTGTCGGTGTTGCCGGACACTCCGTCGGAGAGTTCGCCGCGGCTGCGGCCGCAGGGGTGCTGCAGGAGAACGACGCGCTCGCGCTCGTGGCCACTCGAGGCAGGGCGATGGCCGAGGCAGCCGCGCTGACCGAGACGGGCATGGCCGCAGTCGTCGGCGGGACCGAATCCGACGTGCTCGAGAAGATCGCCGCGCACGGTCTCACCGCCGCGAACCGCAACGGTGGCGGGCAGATCGTGGCTGCGGGCGACCTCCCGGGCTTGGCGGCTCTCGGCGAGGACGCTCCCCGTGGCGCGCGGGTCATTCCGCTGCAGGTCGCCGGCGCCTTCCACACCGAGTACATGGCGTCGGCCGTACCCGTTCTCTCCGAGGCGGCGCAGTCCATCGAGACCCGGGACCCGGCACTTCCCCTGTGGACGAACGCTGATGGTTCGCGCGTCGACGACGGCGCTCGATTCCTCGAGCTCCTCGTGTCGCAGATCGCGAACCCGGTGCGCTGGGACGCCTGCATGGACAGCTTCCAGCAGTCCGGGATCACCGGGCTCATCGAACTCACCCCGGCCGGCGCGCTCACCGGTATCGCGAAGCGCGGCCTGCGCGGTGTCCCGACCGTCGCGGTGAAGACTCCTGAAGATCTGGACGCGGCGGCCTCGCTCATTGCCGACTCCGCGACCGCCTCGGAACAGTAA
- a CDS encoding beta-ketoacyl synthase: MSQKKIVVTGIGATTPLGGTARESWDALLAGESGIRSLEHDWVSQYEIPVTFAGEAKVAASEVLARPVAKRLDPSSQFALVAAMEAVADAGELNVEPERLGVDWATGIGGVWSLLNAWDTLRERGARRVMPLTVPMLMPNAPSAAVSMHFEARAYARTVASACASSTESLSNAYEHLQSGLADVVIAGGSEAAIHPITLASFNSMQALSRRNDDPATASRPYTTSRDGFVMAEGAAALVLETEERALARGAHIYAELAGGGVTADSYHITANDPEGRGASRAVELALAQAGATADDVTHINAHATSTPVGDIAEYTALRNVIGERVNEIPVSATKASTGHLLGGTGALEAIFTVLAIAERTAPPTINLVDRDPEIPLTVSGDPQPLSDGPQLAISNSFGFGGHNAVAAFRSV; encoded by the coding sequence ATGAGTCAGAAGAAGATCGTCGTCACCGGCATCGGTGCCACCACGCCGCTGGGCGGCACGGCCCGAGAGAGCTGGGACGCCCTGCTCGCCGGCGAGTCAGGGATCCGCTCGCTCGAGCACGACTGGGTGTCGCAGTACGAGATTCCCGTCACCTTCGCCGGAGAGGCGAAGGTCGCGGCCTCAGAGGTGCTCGCCCGTCCGGTGGCCAAGCGCCTCGACCCGTCGAGCCAGTTCGCGCTCGTCGCGGCCATGGAGGCCGTCGCCGACGCGGGTGAGCTGAACGTTGAGCCCGAGCGTCTCGGGGTCGATTGGGCGACCGGCATCGGCGGCGTCTGGTCGCTCCTGAACGCCTGGGACACTCTGCGTGAGCGCGGCGCTCGTCGTGTGATGCCCCTCACCGTCCCGATGCTCATGCCGAACGCACCCTCTGCCGCCGTCTCCATGCACTTCGAGGCGCGTGCCTACGCGCGCACTGTCGCGTCCGCCTGCGCCTCCAGCACCGAATCCCTGAGCAACGCCTACGAGCACCTGCAGAGCGGCCTGGCCGACGTGGTTATCGCCGGCGGCTCGGAAGCAGCGATCCATCCGATCACGCTCGCCTCATTCAACTCGATGCAGGCGCTGTCGCGGCGCAACGACGATCCCGCGACCGCGTCGCGCCCGTACACGACGAGCCGTGACGGGTTCGTCATGGCCGAGGGCGCTGCCGCGCTCGTCCTCGAGACCGAGGAGCGCGCCCTCGCCCGTGGGGCGCATATCTACGCCGAACTCGCAGGCGGCGGCGTGACGGCTGACTCGTACCACATCACGGCGAACGACCCCGAGGGACGCGGTGCGAGCCGCGCCGTCGAGCTCGCGCTCGCCCAGGCCGGGGCCACGGCGGATGACGTCACCCACATCAACGCCCACGCCACGTCGACGCCGGTCGGCGACATCGCCGAGTACACTGCGCTGCGCAACGTGATCGGTGAACGGGTCAACGAGATCCCCGTCTCAGCTACCAAGGCCTCCACCGGTCACCTGCTCGGCGGTACGGGTGCGCTCGAAGCGATCTTCACGGTTCTGGCGATCGCGGAGCGCACCGCTCCCCCGACGATCAACCTCGTCGATCGCGACCCCGAGATTCCGCTCACCGTTTCCGGTGATCCGCAGCCGCTCTCCGATGGGCCCCAGCTCGCGATCTCGAACTCGTTCGGCTTCGGCGGGCACAACGCCGTAGCCGCATTCCGCTCGGTCTGA
- a CDS encoding DMT family transporter — protein sequence MVVFAEADLQGVTSMTAFEAIGIPMALVGAVLLAFGAQFQSRGLNKVERITGQSAGSGLSLRHILSLLKRPSWVTGTLLLGLAVVFQIGSLSFAPLIVVQPIGVVALVITTTLNARMSRVHIGGRARISLAMCVIGIVAFVTIAAFNATNREVTDAKLITILIAFSVVLVGAVVLFLAVRHRRVALFYIVGAGVLYGFVVTFAKAVIGRLQQGEFEWLTWLCVAALLIGALLGMVFVQNAYSSGPPDLVVAGLTVIDPLVAVLIGITVLNEAANATWWAMILWGLSAVVAVIGVLGLARFHPQVGKSHTDPTGPVQVPR from the coding sequence ATGGTCGTCTTCGCCGAGGCCGACCTGCAGGGAGTGACCTCGATGACCGCCTTCGAGGCCATCGGGATCCCGATGGCGCTCGTGGGAGCGGTGCTGCTCGCGTTCGGTGCGCAGTTCCAGTCGCGCGGCTTGAACAAGGTCGAGCGGATCACGGGCCAGAGCGCCGGGTCCGGGCTGTCGCTCCGGCACATCCTGAGCCTCCTGAAGCGACCGTCGTGGGTGACCGGCACGCTGCTGCTCGGCCTCGCCGTGGTCTTCCAGATCGGCTCGCTGTCGTTCGCACCGCTCATCGTGGTCCAGCCCATCGGCGTGGTCGCGCTCGTCATCACCACGACGCTCAACGCGCGCATGTCCCGGGTGCACATCGGCGGACGCGCGCGCATCTCGCTCGCGATGTGCGTTATCGGGATCGTCGCGTTCGTGACGATCGCGGCGTTCAATGCGACGAACCGCGAGGTGACCGACGCCAAGCTCATCACGATCCTCATCGCGTTCTCGGTCGTGCTGGTCGGAGCGGTGGTGCTGTTCCTCGCTGTCAGGCACCGCAGGGTCGCCCTGTTCTACATTGTCGGCGCCGGAGTGCTCTACGGCTTCGTCGTGACCTTCGCGAAAGCCGTGATCGGGCGCCTGCAGCAGGGGGAGTTCGAGTGGCTCACCTGGCTGTGCGTCGCTGCCCTGCTCATCGGCGCCCTGCTCGGCATGGTCTTCGTGCAGAACGCCTACTCGTCAGGCCCGCCCGATCTCGTCGTCGCCGGTCTCACGGTCATCGACCCGCTCGTCGCCGTGCTCATCGGCATCACGGTGCTCAACGAGGCCGCGAACGCCACCTGGTGGGCGATGATCCTCTGGGGACTGTCGGCCGTCGTCGCCGTCATCGGCGTGCTCGGGCTCGCCCGCTTCCACCCCCAGGTCGGCAAGTCGCACACCGACCCGACCGGGCCGGTGCAGGTTCCACGGTAG
- a CDS encoding acyl carrier protein — MAYSNEEVLAGLAELINDETGIATDVVALDKSFTDDLDIDSISMMTIVVNAEEKFDVKIPDEEVKNLKTVGDAVDFIQKAQA, encoded by the coding sequence ATGGCATACAGCAACGAAGAGGTCCTCGCGGGTCTCGCGGAGCTCATCAACGACGAGACCGGGATCGCGACCGACGTCGTCGCTCTCGACAAGTCGTTCACCGACGACCTCGACATCGACTCGATCTCGATGATGACCATCGTCGTCAACGCCGAGGAGAAGTTCGACGTGAAGATCCCCGACGAAGAGGTCAAGAACCTCAAGACCGTCGGTGACGCAGTCGACTTCATTCAGAAGGCCCAGGCCTAA
- a CDS encoding beta-ketoacyl-ACP synthase III has product MPTLVQPTGPAHTRILSVGAARGDLNVPNDDLVGPIDSSDEWIRQRTGIVQRRRASAEIGAVDLAVEAGAEAIARSGLDPSEIDGLIISTISNTVATPSMASLAAHRLGLTPAAAFDISAACAGYVYGVGQADALVRAGVCRNVLVIGSEKMSDMVDPTDRSISFLLGDGAGAVVVGASDHTGIGPTLWGSDGEKWDTIRMTHTFREVRDSPADVAWPTLRQDGQTVFRWAVWEMAKIARQTLEASGVRPDELAAFIPHQANMRIIDEFAKQLKLPETVAIARDIELQGNTSAASIPLAMHRLLADDPSLSGGLALQIGFGAGLVYGAQVVELP; this is encoded by the coding sequence ATGCCCACGCTCGTTCAGCCCACCGGCCCGGCACACACCCGTATTCTCTCGGTCGGCGCCGCCAGGGGCGATCTCAACGTGCCGAACGATGATCTCGTCGGGCCCATCGACTCCTCCGACGAGTGGATCCGCCAGCGCACCGGCATCGTGCAGCGGCGCCGCGCGAGCGCTGAGATCGGTGCGGTCGACCTCGCCGTCGAGGCCGGCGCAGAGGCGATCGCGCGCAGCGGACTCGACCCCTCCGAGATCGACGGTCTCATCATCTCGACCATCTCCAATACCGTGGCGACGCCCTCGATGGCGTCGCTCGCGGCGCACCGACTCGGCCTCACCCCCGCCGCTGCCTTCGACATCTCCGCCGCTTGCGCCGGGTACGTGTACGGTGTCGGGCAGGCGGATGCGCTGGTCCGCGCCGGGGTGTGCCGGAACGTCCTCGTCATCGGCTCGGAGAAGATGAGCGACATGGTCGATCCGACCGATCGCAGCATCTCATTCCTGCTCGGAGACGGCGCAGGAGCCGTCGTCGTCGGGGCGAGCGATCACACCGGTATCGGACCGACGCTGTGGGGCTCCGATGGGGAGAAGTGGGACACCATCCGGATGACCCACACGTTCCGCGAGGTGCGCGACTCCCCTGCCGACGTCGCGTGGCCCACGCTGCGACAGGACGGCCAGACGGTGTTCCGCTGGGCCGTCTGGGAGATGGCGAAGATCGCGCGGCAGACGCTCGAAGCGTCCGGGGTGCGACCCGACGAGCTGGCCGCTTTCATCCCGCACCAGGCGAACATGCGCATCATCGACGAGTTCGCGAAGCAGCTGAAGCTTCCCGAGACCGTCGCGATCGCCCGCGATATCGAGCTGCAGGGCAATACCTCGGCGGCCTCGATCCCGCTCGCGATGCACCGTCTGCTCGCCGACGACCCGAGCCTGTCGGGCGGTCTCGCGCTGCAGATCGGCTTCGGTGCCGGACTCGTCTACGGCGCTCAGGTCGTCGAGTTGCCGTAG
- a CDS encoding FadR/GntR family transcriptional regulator, with the protein MSNAPRASQKSRDTLEYLRERITSGAWPLNAPIPKEPELMAMIGVGKSTVREAVRTLANLGMLEAIPGSGTFVRARTPVTSILTQFLADHDLEEVLVYRRSLEIEAAQHAAVHRTEAHLERLRAALSRGEDPDRIDVEGCQASTETASFHHIIVEASGSTLLLDLYMGVMTVLQNASRTGQVILGTTPATMQLDHRAVYDAIVARDVRDAAHSMALHVDRDLGLATDMLDFTPQTERATSLIDAGYDPQPR; encoded by the coding sequence ATGTCGAACGCCCCCCGCGCATCGCAGAAGTCGCGAGATACGCTCGAGTACCTGCGCGAGCGGATCACGAGCGGGGCGTGGCCGCTCAATGCGCCGATTCCGAAAGAGCCCGAGCTCATGGCGATGATCGGGGTCGGCAAGTCGACGGTGCGCGAGGCCGTCCGCACGCTGGCGAACCTCGGAATGCTCGAGGCGATTCCCGGCAGCGGCACGTTCGTTCGCGCGCGGACGCCCGTCACGTCGATCCTGACGCAGTTCCTCGCGGACCACGACCTCGAGGAGGTACTGGTCTACCGGCGGTCGCTCGAGATCGAGGCGGCCCAGCACGCCGCGGTTCACCGCACCGAGGCGCATCTCGAGCGTCTGCGCGCTGCGCTCTCGCGGGGTGAGGATCCGGACCGGATCGACGTCGAGGGGTGCCAGGCGAGCACCGAAACAGCGTCGTTCCATCACATCATCGTCGAGGCGAGCGGCAGCACCCTGTTGCTCGACCTCTACATGGGAGTGATGACGGTGCTCCAGAACGCGAGCCGGACGGGACAGGTCATTCTCGGGACGACGCCGGCGACCATGCAGCTCGACCATCGCGCCGTGTACGACGCGATCGTCGCCCGGGATGTCCGGGACGCCGCGCACTCGATGGCGCTGCACGTCGATCGCGACCTCGGTCTCGCCACCGACATGCTCGACTTCACGCCGCAGACTGAGCGCGCGACCTCGCTCATCGACGCCGGCTACGATCCGCAGCCTCGATAG
- a CDS encoding CdaR family transcriptional regulator produces MAQEKEQELNWLRLISGELATQTVARLEATLPWYSDMPPGRRSAVGLVAQTGISSFIQWYEDPTSTPWIASDVFSSAPRELLRSISLQETLQLIRVVVSVVEERVATRSEALREAILHYSRDVAFAAADVYARAAEARGLWDARLEALVVDSILTGESDDELPSRIAALGWHGHGEAAVLVGTSERVVDVDQLRRTARHAGADVLIGLQGTRLVLVLGRMELPQRDTSAPAQEPLDFPDIAARLAEGFSDGPLVLGPTVPNLVSASRSARAALAGVAVARSWRRATRPVLADDLLPERALAGDGLARRSLIEQIYEPLQEQPRELLETLWCYLDNGRSLEATARELFVHPNTVRYRLKKVTDLIGWNATGAREALILQAALIVGSIAEHGVKRGPQRPKS; encoded by the coding sequence ATGGCCCAGGAGAAGGAGCAGGAGCTCAACTGGCTACGACTCATCTCGGGTGAGCTCGCCACTCAGACGGTGGCGCGACTCGAGGCGACGCTGCCCTGGTACAGCGACATGCCACCAGGGCGGCGCTCCGCCGTCGGTCTCGTCGCGCAGACGGGTATCAGCTCGTTCATCCAGTGGTACGAGGATCCGACCTCCACGCCCTGGATCGCCTCGGACGTCTTCAGTTCGGCGCCGCGCGAGCTCTTGCGATCCATCAGCCTGCAAGAGACGCTGCAGCTGATTCGCGTCGTCGTCTCCGTCGTCGAGGAGCGCGTCGCCACCCGGAGCGAAGCGCTCCGTGAGGCGATCCTCCACTACTCCCGCGATGTCGCCTTCGCCGCTGCGGACGTCTACGCCCGCGCGGCCGAGGCGCGGGGACTCTGGGATGCGCGTCTCGAAGCGCTGGTGGTGGACTCGATCCTGACCGGAGAGTCCGATGACGAGCTGCCGAGTCGGATCGCCGCCCTCGGATGGCACGGCCACGGCGAGGCGGCGGTGCTCGTCGGCACCTCGGAGCGCGTCGTCGACGTGGACCAGTTGCGCCGGACAGCGCGACACGCCGGTGCGGACGTGCTCATCGGCCTGCAGGGCACCCGACTGGTGCTCGTTCTCGGGCGCATGGAGCTGCCGCAGCGCGACACGAGCGCGCCCGCCCAGGAACCGCTCGACTTTCCCGACATCGCGGCGCGACTCGCCGAGGGGTTTTCGGACGGTCCGCTCGTTCTCGGCCCGACGGTCCCGAACCTCGTGTCGGCTTCGCGCAGCGCCAGGGCGGCGCTCGCGGGGGTGGCGGTGGCCAGGTCCTGGCGACGCGCGACCCGGCCCGTGCTGGCCGACGACCTGCTCCCCGAGCGCGCGCTCGCGGGCGACGGGCTCGCCAGGCGCAGCCTCATCGAGCAGATCTACGAGCCGCTTCAGGAGCAGCCGCGCGAGCTGCTCGAAACGCTCTGGTGCTATCTCGACAACGGCCGCTCCCTGGAGGCCACGGCCCGCGAGCTCTTCGTGCATCCGAACACCGTGAGATACCGACTGAAGAAGGTCACCGACCTCATCGGCTGGAACGCGACAGGCGCCCGCGAGGCACTGATTCTGCAGGCGGCGCTCATCGTCGGTTCGATAGCCGAGCACGGGGTGAAGCGCGGTCCGCAGCGCCCGAAATCCTGA
- the pyrF gene encoding orotidine-5'-phosphate decarboxylase has protein sequence MSVLSFGDRLAAEFAASRHLCAGIDPHAGLLGDWGLDDDAAGAERMGRDVVAAAAGVAACVKPQISFFERFGSAGFAALERVLADARSAGLIVIADAKRGDIGSTFAAYAEAWLSEGSPLEADALTVSPYMGAGMLAQADGAVRAHGKGLFVLAATSNPEARAVQTAVREDGRTVASAMVADAVEVNQELAPAGIGTGAVGSLGVVLGATLRLAEFGIDTDAYDDGPALPVLAPGFGHQGARIEDAAELFGGLGRALLANESRSILSGGPSGLAARVQERAAAIAAALSDGKGLA, from the coding sequence GTGAGCGTGCTGTCGTTCGGTGACCGGCTCGCTGCGGAGTTCGCAGCGAGCCGGCACCTGTGCGCCGGGATCGACCCGCACGCCGGCTTGCTGGGCGATTGGGGGCTCGACGACGACGCAGCGGGCGCAGAGCGCATGGGCAGGGATGTGGTGGCCGCCGCCGCCGGAGTGGCGGCGTGCGTGAAGCCTCAGATCTCATTCTTCGAGCGGTTCGGCTCGGCAGGATTTGCGGCGCTCGAGCGGGTGCTCGCCGACGCGCGCTCCGCCGGCCTGATCGTGATCGCGGACGCCAAGCGCGGTGATATCGGCTCCACGTTCGCGGCGTACGCCGAAGCCTGGCTGAGCGAGGGCTCTCCGCTCGAGGCCGATGCGCTCACGGTGTCGCCCTACATGGGCGCGGGCATGCTCGCCCAGGCGGACGGCGCCGTGCGTGCGCACGGGAAGGGGCTCTTCGTGCTCGCGGCGACCTCGAACCCCGAGGCGCGTGCCGTGCAGACCGCGGTGCGGGAGGACGGCCGCACGGTTGCCTCGGCAATGGTGGCCGACGCCGTCGAGGTGAATCAGGAACTTGCGCCCGCCGGCATCGGCACAGGCGCCGTCGGTTCGCTCGGGGTCGTTCTGGGGGCGACGCTGCGCCTCGCCGAATTCGGAATCGACACCGACGCGTACGATGACGGACCTGCGCTCCCGGTGCTCGCGCCGGGCTTCGGCCACCAGGGCGCCCGCATCGAGGACGCTGCCGAACTGTTCGGCGGACTCGGCCGTGCGCTCCTCGCGAACGAATCACGGAGTATCCTCTCGGGAGGACCGAGTGGGCTTGCCGCTCGGGTGCAGGAGCGGGCCGCAGCCATCGCGGCCGCGCTGAGTGACGGGAAAGGACTGGCATGA
- the gmk gene encoding guanylate kinase, which yields MSDHRAPAMPEVDRIAANRAAIEARRARAELKRRLRAGEVSPLLVLGQADDAESAAARLRVTDYLLSFPAIGPTKLERLLDSLAISPKKRLGGLGRQQRARLETFVRERLGVTVGTGAPLTVLAGPTAVGKGTVAAYIREHFPEVKLSVSATTRAPRPGEVEGQHYFFVDDEGFDRMLAQDELLEWATVHNSYRYGTPRGPVLEAAANGELVLLEIDLQGARQVRASMPDARLVFLAPPTWDELVNRLVGRGTEGEEERTRRLETAKVELAAADEFDAVIVNDEVPKAAARLVELMRGDG from the coding sequence ATGAGTGATCATCGAGCGCCGGCGATGCCGGAGGTCGATCGTATCGCAGCGAACCGCGCCGCTATTGAGGCGCGGCGTGCTCGCGCCGAGCTCAAGCGCCGGCTGCGTGCCGGTGAGGTATCGCCTCTGCTCGTTCTCGGACAGGCGGATGACGCCGAGAGCGCTGCAGCCCGTCTGCGTGTCACGGACTACCTGCTCTCGTTCCCGGCGATCGGCCCGACGAAGCTGGAGCGACTGCTCGACTCGCTCGCCATCTCGCCGAAGAAGCGCCTGGGCGGTCTCGGCCGTCAGCAGCGCGCCCGCTTGGAGACGTTCGTGCGGGAACGCCTGGGCGTGACGGTTGGCACCGGAGCGCCGCTCACGGTGCTCGCCGGACCCACCGCAGTCGGCAAGGGGACCGTCGCCGCCTACATCCGCGAACACTTTCCCGAGGTGAAGCTCTCAGTGTCGGCCACGACCCGGGCGCCCCGCCCCGGCGAAGTCGAGGGGCAGCACTACTTCTTCGTCGATGACGAGGGCTTCGACCGTATGCTCGCGCAGGACGAGCTGCTCGAGTGGGCCACCGTGCACAATTCGTACCGGTACGGCACGCCGCGCGGACCCGTTCTGGAGGCCGCGGCGAACGGTGAACTCGTGCTGCTCGAGATCGACTTGCAGGGGGCCCGCCAGGTGCGCGCGAGTATGCCCGACGCTCGGCTCGTCTTCCTTGCCCCGCCGACATGGGACGAGCTCGTCAACCGGCTCGTCGGCCGGGGCACCGAGGGCGAGGAGGAGCGGACCAGGCGCCTCGAGACGGCGAAGGTCGAACTCGCCGCCGCCGACGAGTTCGACGCCGTCATCGTGAACGATGAGGTGCCCAAGGCTGCCGCCCGCCTGGTGGAGCTCATGCGGGGCGACGGATAG
- a CDS encoding threonine/serine exporter ThrE family protein, protein MRPFRVFSAVSRVFHTTAQESPQTEVLQVVNERTIIRVLDLSMRIGDSMLVAGASAHEVTLAVSRVARAYGLGVVHVNVTYTSITVSHHRSEDEWPTTLMRVIKSGIPDHLKLQRLQALLVDIEAGMPLDEARISYRAIRRTPFLYRSSIVLLSRAVLATGVAVMFGASITILVLTFLAALCASLVQAGLARSRVPIFFTQIAGGFAVTAVAVVVSALGAAGVAPFTGVRASIIVSAGIMLMLAGMAVVGAAQDAIDGFALTATGRILDLTMQTLGVVLGILFGLEVGRVLGYPMPLPSEPLQFATVGSVLVGALIASVAVAVYNGAGFRTMVASGLLSCIGIGGFLIATTLNLGDGVASGIGAFCASFVGALVAHRLHFPSVAVTTAAIIPLVPGAAVFRGLLGIVHSDGSTDGMLIAAGSLVAAMTIGLALATGASLGLTLGTPVRTSLASVARSRPSVRKR, encoded by the coding sequence ATGCGTCCGTTCCGCGTGTTCTCGGCGGTGAGCCGAGTGTTCCACACCACCGCGCAGGAGAGCCCTCAGACCGAGGTGCTCCAGGTCGTGAACGAGCGCACCATCATCCGTGTGCTCGATCTCTCGATGCGCATCGGGGACTCCATGCTCGTCGCCGGGGCTTCGGCGCACGAGGTGACGCTGGCGGTATCGCGCGTCGCTCGCGCCTACGGGCTCGGCGTGGTGCACGTGAACGTGACCTACACCTCGATCACGGTGTCGCACCACCGGTCGGAGGATGAGTGGCCGACGACTCTGATGCGCGTCATCAAGTCCGGGATCCCCGATCACCTGAAGCTCCAGCGGCTGCAGGCACTACTCGTCGACATTGAAGCGGGCATGCCGCTCGACGAGGCGCGCATCTCCTATCGGGCGATCCGCCGTACGCCCTTCCTCTATCGGTCCTCAATCGTGCTCCTGTCGCGGGCGGTGCTCGCGACAGGCGTCGCGGTCATGTTCGGGGCGTCCATCACCATCCTCGTCCTGACGTTCCTCGCGGCGCTCTGCGCTTCGCTCGTCCAGGCGGGGCTGGCGCGCAGTCGGGTTCCGATCTTCTTCACGCAGATCGCCGGCGGGTTCGCGGTTACGGCGGTCGCGGTGGTCGTCAGTGCGCTCGGAGCCGCGGGCGTCGCTCCCTTCACCGGAGTCCGAGCCTCGATCATCGTATCGGCGGGCATCATGCTGATGCTCGCGGGAATGGCCGTGGTCGGTGCCGCGCAGGACGCCATCGACGGGTTCGCGCTGACGGCGACCGGGCGCATCCTGGACCTCACGATGCAGACGCTCGGCGTGGTGCTCGGGATCCTCTTCGGCCTCGAGGTCGGGCGCGTGCTCGGCTATCCCATGCCACTGCCCTCGGAACCCCTGCAGTTCGCGACGGTGGGCTCGGTACTCGTCGGCGCACTCATCGCGTCGGTCGCCGTCGCCGTCTACAACGGCGCAGGCTTTCGGACAATGGTCGCCTCGGGGCTCCTCAGCTGCATCGGCATCGGCGGCTTCCTGATCGCCACGACGCTGAACCTCGGAGATGGCGTGGCGAGCGGTATCGGCGCGTTCTGCGCGAGCTTCGTCGGTGCGCTCGTGGCGCACCGGCTGCACTTCCCATCCGTCGCGGTCACGACGGCCGCCATCATCCCGCTCGTGCCTGGCGCAGCCGTTTTCCGCGGCCTGCTCGGCATCGTGCACTCCGACGGCTCGACCGACGGAATGCTCATCGCGGCTGGGTCGCTCGTTGCAGCGATGACGATCGGCCTCGCGCTCGCGACCGGCGCCTCACTCGGCCTCACGCTCGGCACCCCGGTCCGCACGTCCCTCGCCTCGGTCGCACGCTCGCGCCCGAGCGTGCGCAAGCGCTGA